Proteins encoded in a region of the Rhizobium sp. CC-YZS058 genome:
- a CDS encoding LysR family transcriptional regulator ArgP produces MIDYAALRVLAAVIETGSFERAAARLHVTPSAVSQRVRQMEERLGVVLVVRGTPSVATEAGDRLCRHFETVSLLEQALSGSLPALSGGDRGQAGVTIPLAVNADSLDSWFVEALARFSRVSRHQVRISVDDQDHTAEWLERGRVLAAVSSLETTVPGCKRHALGALRYRATASPELLTRLAPEGVTAESLSRLPVLVFDRKDGLQAAWMRQVFGTVIQAPAYWLPSTRSFIEASLAGIGWGMNPELLAMEHLATGRLVELIPNTPLDIPLSWQTTQLATEPLKALTKAVMAVAGERLVRG; encoded by the coding sequence ATGATCGACTATGCCGCGCTGCGTGTTCTGGCTGCCGTGATCGAGACCGGCAGTTTTGAGCGGGCGGCGGCGCGGCTGCATGTCACGCCCTCGGCCGTCTCGCAGCGCGTGCGGCAGATGGAGGAGCGTCTGGGCGTCGTGCTGGTCGTTAGGGGAACGCCTTCGGTGGCGACGGAGGCGGGCGACCGTCTCTGTCGCCATTTCGAGACCGTGTCGCTGCTCGAACAGGCCCTCTCGGGCAGCCTGCCGGCGCTCAGCGGCGGAGACAGGGGGCAAGCGGGCGTTACCATTCCCCTGGCGGTCAATGCCGACAGTCTCGACAGCTGGTTCGTCGAGGCGCTGGCCCGCTTCTCCCGCGTCTCACGCCATCAGGTGCGAATTTCGGTAGACGACCAGGACCATACGGCCGAATGGCTGGAGCGCGGCCGCGTGCTGGCGGCTGTCAGCAGTCTTGAGACGACGGTGCCCGGCTGCAAGCGGCATGCGCTGGGGGCGCTGCGCTACCGCGCCACCGCCAGTCCGGAGCTCCTGACGCGCCTGGCACCGGAGGGGGTGACGGCCGAAAGCCTGTCGCGCCTGCCGGTGCTGGTCTTCGACCGGAAGGACGGGCTGCAGGCGGCCTGGATGCGCCAGGTCTTCGGAACCGTAATTCAGGCCCCCGCTTACTGGCTGCCGTCCACCCGCAGCTTTATCGAGGCGAGCCTCGCCGGCATCGGCTGGGGCATGAACCCGGAGCTCCTGGCCATGGAACACCTTGCAACCGGCCGCCTCGTCGAACTCATCCCCAACACCCCCCTCGACATCCCCCTCTCCTGGCAGACCACCCAACTCGCGACCGAACCGCTGAAGGCGCTGACAAAGGCCGTGATGGCGGTGGCGGGGGAGAGGCTGGTGAGAGGGTAA
- a CDS encoding LysE/ArgO family amino acid transporter yields the protein MTLSIYLTGLMMGLSLIVAIGAQNAFLLRQGLIGQHVLAVCLACALSDAILILLGVTALGAVSALLPWLDPAMRLGGAAFLLVYAARSLLSAFRSDAALRVAAAPPASLATTLATCLAITWLNPHVYLDTVVLIGTIATRFPGAEYSFAAGAITGSTLFFFSFGYGARLLRPLFARPLAWRVLDGLIALTMTAIAVQLLWAV from the coding sequence GTGACCCTTTCGATCTATCTGACCGGCCTGATGATGGGTCTCAGCCTCATCGTCGCGATCGGCGCGCAGAATGCCTTTCTTCTCCGCCAGGGGCTGATCGGCCAGCATGTGCTGGCCGTCTGTCTCGCCTGCGCCCTGTCGGATGCGATCCTAATCTTGCTCGGTGTCACGGCGCTCGGTGCGGTCAGCGCGCTTCTCCCCTGGCTTGATCCGGCCATGCGGCTCGGCGGCGCGGCCTTCCTGCTGGTCTATGCGGCGCGCAGCCTCCTCTCCGCCTTCCGTTCCGATGCTGCCTTGCGGGTCGCTGCGGCACCGCCGGCCAGTCTGGCAACCACGCTCGCGACCTGCCTCGCCATCACCTGGCTCAATCCGCATGTCTATCTCGACACGGTCGTGCTGATCGGCACCATCGCCACCCGTTTCCCAGGCGCGGAATATTCCTTCGCGGCCGGCGCCATCACCGGCTCCACGCTGTTCTTCTTTTCCTTCGGCTATGGCGCCCGGCTGCTCAGGCCGCTCTTTGCTCGCCCGCTCGCCTGGCGGGTGCTGGACGGGCTGATCGCCTTAACCATGACAGCCATCGCCGTGCAGCTGCTTTGGGCGGTTTGA
- the gmd gene encoding GDP-mannose 4,6-dehydratase — protein MSKKALITGVTGQDGSYLVEFLLSKGYEVHGIKRRSSLFNTQRIDHIFQDPHVTDAKLHLHYGDLSDTSNLTRILNEVQPDEVYNLGAQSHVAVSFEAPEYTADVDALGTLRLLEAIRFLGLEKRTRFYQASTSELYGLVQEIPQRETTPFHPRSPYAVAKLYAYWITVNYREAYGLYACNGILFNHESPRRGETFVTRKITRGLTNIAQGLEDCLYMGNLDALRDWGHAKDYVRMQWMMLQQDRPEDYVIATGVQYSVRDFIRWSAEELGVTLEFRNQGVEEHAVVAAISGDKAPALSPGDVIVRVDSRYFRPAEVETLLGDPTKAREQLGWVPEITAQEMCIEMVQEDLKVAQRQAFLRAHGHDVVVSVEQHGGR, from the coding sequence ATGAGCAAAAAGGCTTTGATCACGGGCGTTACCGGCCAGGATGGATCCTATCTGGTCGAATTTCTCCTCTCGAAGGGATATGAGGTTCACGGCATCAAACGCCGCTCCTCCCTGTTCAACACGCAACGCATCGACCACATCTTCCAGGACCCGCACGTGACCGATGCGAAACTGCATCTGCACTACGGCGACCTCAGCGATACGTCCAACCTCACGCGGATTCTCAACGAGGTTCAACCGGACGAGGTCTATAATCTTGGCGCGCAGTCGCATGTGGCCGTCAGCTTTGAAGCGCCGGAGTACACGGCGGATGTCGATGCGCTGGGGACGCTGAGATTGCTCGAAGCAATCCGGTTCCTGGGTTTGGAGAAACGCACCCGCTTTTATCAGGCGTCCACCTCGGAACTTTACGGCCTCGTCCAAGAGATTCCGCAGAGGGAGACGACCCCGTTCCATCCCCGCTCGCCCTATGCAGTCGCGAAGCTCTATGCCTACTGGATCACGGTGAACTACCGGGAGGCCTACGGTCTCTATGCCTGCAACGGTATCCTCTTCAATCACGAGTCACCGCGGCGCGGGGAGACCTTCGTCACGCGCAAGATCACGCGCGGCCTTACAAATATCGCTCAAGGGCTCGAAGACTGCCTGTACATGGGCAATCTGGATGCGCTGCGCGACTGGGGTCACGCAAAGGATTATGTCCGCATGCAATGGATGATGCTCCAGCAGGATCGGCCGGAAGACTACGTGATCGCGACAGGCGTTCAATACTCGGTACGTGACTTTATTCGCTGGTCGGCCGAGGAGCTGGGTGTCACGCTTGAATTCCGCAATCAGGGCGTCGAGGAACATGCGGTCGTCGCCGCAATCTCCGGCGACAAGGCCCCCGCGCTGTCGCCGGGTGACGTGATCGTTCGCGTCGATTCGCGCTACTTCAGGCCTGCGGAGGTCGAAACCCTCCTCGGCGATCCAACCAAGGCCCGGGAACAGCTCGGCTGGGTGCCGGAGATCACAGCGCAGGAGATGTGCATCGAAATGGTGCAGGAAGACCTCAAGGTCGCCCAGCGGCAGGCGTTCCTGAGGGCGCACGGCCACGATGTGGTGGTCTCCGTCGAGCAGCATGGTGGTCGCTGA
- a CDS encoding DegT/DnrJ/EryC1/StrS family aminotransferase, whose product MIDLKLATDSWDEKEYAAIQRVIESGMFSMGREVEAYERQFADFFGSKHAVMVSSGSTANLLMVAALFFTKSPRLQRGDEVIVPAVSWSTTYFPLQQYGLKLVFVDIDPATLNLDLAKLEGAITDKTRAICLVNLLGNPNDFAQIKRIIGQRDITLIEDNCESMGATFEGRQAGTFGIMGTFSSFYSHHIATMEGGCVVTDDEELYHVLLSLRAHGWTRNLPKHNHVTGVKSDDPFEESFRFVLPGYNVRPLEMSGAIGREQLRKLPDFIRVRRENGKVFQDLFGNHPYLMIQEEVGASSWFGFAMTLRPGAELTRKQLLDRLRAENVDVRPIVAGNFVKNEVIRFFDYRVAGDLAGAERIDTHGFFIGNHQVPVGDKLKAVRAILD is encoded by the coding sequence ATGATTGACCTTAAGCTAGCCACAGACAGCTGGGATGAGAAGGAATACGCTGCCATCCAGCGCGTCATCGAGTCCGGCATGTTTTCCATGGGCCGCGAAGTCGAGGCCTATGAACGTCAGTTTGCCGATTTCTTCGGTTCGAAGCATGCCGTCATGGTGTCGTCCGGCTCCACGGCGAACCTGCTCATGGTGGCTGCATTGTTCTTCACGAAGTCGCCGCGGCTGCAGCGCGGCGATGAAGTCATCGTGCCGGCCGTATCCTGGTCCACCACCTACTTCCCGCTGCAGCAATATGGCTTGAAGCTTGTCTTCGTCGATATCGATCCCGCGACGCTCAATCTCGACCTTGCCAAGCTGGAGGGAGCGATCACTGACAAGACACGCGCGATTTGCCTGGTCAACCTGCTGGGCAACCCGAATGATTTTGCGCAGATCAAGCGCATCATTGGGCAGCGGGATATCACCCTGATCGAAGACAACTGCGAATCGATGGGCGCGACGTTCGAAGGCCGGCAGGCCGGCACCTTCGGTATTATGGGAACCTTCAGCTCGTTCTATTCCCACCATATCGCGACAATGGAAGGCGGATGTGTCGTCACGGACGACGAGGAACTCTACCATGTTCTTCTTTCGCTGCGCGCCCATGGCTGGACCCGGAACCTCCCGAAGCACAACCACGTCACCGGTGTGAAGAGCGACGATCCATTCGAGGAATCGTTCCGCTTCGTCCTTCCCGGTTACAATGTGCGCCCGTTGGAGATGAGCGGCGCCATCGGCCGCGAGCAGTTGCGCAAGCTCCCCGACTTCATTCGCGTTCGGCGCGAAAATGGAAAGGTGTTTCAGGATCTCTTCGGCAATCATCCCTATCTGATGATCCAAGAAGAGGTTGGAGCAAGCAGCTGGTTCGGCTTTGCGATGACCTTGCGTCCTGGTGCGGAACTCACCCGTAAGCAGCTGCTCGACCGGCTCCGGGCCGAGAATGTCGACGTGCGTCCGATCGTCGCCGGAAACTTCGTCAAGAACGAGGTGATCCGCTTCTTCGACTACCGTGTCGCAGGCGACCTGGCCGGTGCCGAACGGATCGACACGCACGGGTTCTTTATCGGCAATCATCAGGTCCCCGTCGGTGACAAACTGAAGGCCGTCCGAGCGATCCTCGATTAG
- a CDS encoding CHASE3 domain-containing protein, protein MTIDQNELSAAEDTAIRQRGRGVALKRVGYEARRNLLPITLAVVITVGALIGFSLWISDKAQNADAAVNHTVRNHQLLSVVQSLLQDAEIGQRGYILTGDPFYLEPYDRALSEIDAAISDLESNVADNSVQIANVAVLRSLIVQKLSELRQSVQRRREGDQAGALAVLKTGQGKVLMDGVRDVLARMRAEEDRLMEGRAEQASRAGFIMEMMVIGLSLVAAAVGLTMLHIALRRARSAEAARDELLSRLDRKLLAILAADIVGYSRLMEGNETVTLDRLRHVRELVDPIIVEHQGTIVNTAGDSVLAAFASALSAIDCALEIQACMERDNRELAENDRLLFRIGLNVGDVIVRNGDVFGDTVNVAARLEALANPGGICISRTVRDHIRKQRDLGFDDLGFQTLKNIAHPISAFRVRPAREA, encoded by the coding sequence GTGACGATCGACCAGAACGAGCTTTCTGCCGCCGAGGATACGGCGATCCGCCAGCGCGGGCGCGGCGTCGCCCTGAAGCGCGTCGGCTACGAGGCCCGGCGCAACCTTTTGCCGATCACGCTGGCCGTCGTCATCACGGTCGGCGCGCTGATCGGCTTCTCGCTGTGGATCTCCGACAAGGCGCAGAATGCCGATGCCGCGGTCAACCACACGGTGCGCAACCACCAGCTCCTTTCGGTCGTCCAGTCGCTGCTGCAGGATGCCGAGATCGGTCAGCGCGGCTATATTTTGACCGGCGACCCGTTCTACCTCGAGCCCTATGATCGCGCGCTCTCCGAGATCGATGCGGCGATCAGCGATCTGGAGAGCAATGTTGCCGACAACAGCGTGCAGATCGCCAATGTGGCGGTGCTGCGGTCGCTGATTGTGCAGAAACTGTCCGAACTGCGCCAGAGCGTGCAGCGACGGCGCGAGGGCGACCAGGCCGGCGCGCTGGCCGTGCTGAAGACCGGCCAGGGCAAGGTGCTGATGGACGGCGTGCGCGATGTGCTGGCGCGCATGCGGGCGGAGGAAGACCGGCTGATGGAGGGCCGCGCCGAGCAGGCCAGCCGCGCCGGCTTCATCATGGAAATGATGGTCATCGGCCTGTCGCTGGTGGCAGCGGCGGTGGGGCTGACCATGCTGCATATCGCGCTGCGCCGCGCGCGCTCGGCAGAGGCGGCCCGCGACGAGCTTCTCTCCCGGCTGGACCGCAAGCTGCTCGCCATCCTGGCCGCCGATATTGTCGGCTATTCGCGGCTGATGGAAGGCAACGAGACGGTGACGCTCGACCGCCTGCGCCATGTGCGGGAGCTGGTCGATCCGATCATCGTCGAGCACCAGGGCACGATCGTCAACACGGCGGGCGACAGCGTTCTGGCCGCGTTCGCCAGCGCGCTTTCGGCCATCGACTGTGCGCTGGAAATCCAGGCCTGCATGGAACGGGACAACCGGGAGCTTGCGGAAAACGACCGTCTCTTGTTCCGCATCGGCCTCAATGTCGGCGATGTCATCGTGCGCAACGGCGATGTGTTCGGCGATACGGTCAATGTCGCCGCCCGGCTGGAAGCGCTCGCCAATCCCGGCGGCATCTGTATCTCCCGCACGGTGCGCGACCATATTCGCAAGCAGCGCGATCTCGGCTTCGACGATCTGGGCTTTCAGACCCTGAAGAACATCGCCCACCCGATCAGCGCCTTCCGCGTGCGCCCCGCCCGCGAGGCCTGA
- a CDS encoding tetratricopeptide repeat protein — MIFDSIFARFNLISEKKSQATKLVERADHANRARNWGQAAKYYEKALAILADNDGLWVQYGHSLKEQGKLEQAEKAYRTAIGLNGQNADTHLQLGHLLKLREDFSGAAKSYEDALRIDPNFSFARDELNNPGLHIAVAKTKPRDETVKILLPYFDEAYYLERNPDVAQSKVDPLAHFCNDGWKEHRNPTGWFDTAFYLRTNGDVRSSGINPFLHYVLYGKEEGRNTKETSDERLGLLASLRDVSRPAPPVFSGVHGSDAALTAAVSDAISAHPRGLVVSVSHSCYIEVVAGTELVVGKEQLKFNDAKYAYIHLSPASFSDFVFETEPEDTHCKVVVDGVLIGVYTVASVIEVLGRQTSSPTPRIFAIHSVLGHSLEALYSLHDHFKPTKSYFWLHDYASLCTGYNLLRNQIDYCGAPPLDSVACSLCIFGQERHRRVKQMKALFDRISFHVLSPSQIALDIWLKSFDGVWSEASVVPHGTLVENKAQNVPASDKKIVKVAFVGYPVEHKGWRTFKAIVGSNRFDDRYEFIHFVSEKFKHDPDRDIRRVHTEISALSERSVIDLLREHDIDVVVIPSGWPETFSFVTFESIAAGCLVLTVKDSGNVAATVRGLNKGEVFETSAALESFFQGTGVEELLEKRSPSKQRFDFLFTGTTSEAVNALGKFNA, encoded by the coding sequence ATGATCTTTGATAGCATTTTCGCGAGATTCAACCTCATTTCAGAGAAGAAGAGTCAGGCGACTAAGCTGGTTGAGCGCGCTGATCATGCAAATCGTGCTAGAAACTGGGGTCAGGCAGCAAAATATTACGAGAAGGCACTAGCGATCCTTGCCGATAACGACGGGCTGTGGGTGCAATACGGACACAGCCTTAAGGAACAGGGAAAACTTGAGCAGGCAGAGAAGGCCTACCGTACGGCTATTGGGCTCAACGGACAAAACGCCGACACCCATCTTCAGCTTGGCCACCTCCTTAAATTGCGGGAGGATTTCAGCGGTGCGGCTAAGTCATATGAGGATGCACTGCGCATCGACCCCAACTTCAGCTTCGCGCGCGACGAACTGAATAATCCGGGGCTTCATATCGCAGTTGCGAAGACCAAGCCACGTGATGAAACGGTTAAAATTCTTCTACCCTACTTCGACGAGGCATATTATCTCGAGCGAAATCCAGACGTCGCACAGTCAAAAGTGGATCCCCTCGCGCATTTTTGCAACGATGGCTGGAAGGAACACCGTAATCCGACAGGTTGGTTCGACACGGCCTTCTACCTCAGGACGAACGGCGACGTCCGGTCATCCGGCATCAATCCGTTTCTCCATTATGTCTTATATGGAAAGGAGGAGGGCCGCAATACAAAAGAAACATCTGATGAACGGCTGGGTCTTCTGGCGTCTCTTCGCGACGTTTCTCGGCCGGCCCCTCCGGTTTTTTCAGGCGTACACGGCAGCGATGCCGCGCTGACTGCTGCAGTTTCCGATGCCATCTCGGCGCATCCGCGCGGCTTGGTCGTTTCCGTTAGTCATTCCTGTTATATTGAGGTCGTTGCCGGCACAGAGCTCGTCGTAGGCAAGGAACAGCTGAAGTTCAACGACGCGAAATATGCCTACATACACCTCTCCCCAGCGTCCTTCTCTGATTTCGTGTTCGAGACAGAGCCCGAAGACACGCACTGCAAAGTCGTCGTCGATGGTGTGCTCATCGGCGTTTACACAGTCGCGTCGGTGATCGAGGTTCTTGGCCGACAGACATCGTCTCCGACGCCTCGGATCTTCGCTATCCACTCCGTGCTCGGCCACAGCCTGGAAGCGCTCTATTCACTGCATGATCACTTCAAGCCGACGAAATCCTACTTCTGGCTGCATGATTATGCGAGCCTGTGCACCGGCTACAACCTTTTGAGAAATCAGATCGACTATTGCGGGGCACCACCGCTCGACTCCGTGGCTTGCTCTCTGTGCATTTTCGGCCAGGAAAGGCATCGGCGGGTCAAGCAGATGAAGGCGCTGTTTGACCGCATCAGCTTCCACGTCTTGTCCCCGTCGCAGATCGCGCTCGACATTTGGCTGAAATCGTTCGACGGCGTCTGGTCGGAGGCATCCGTTGTTCCTCACGGAACCCTTGTCGAGAACAAGGCACAGAACGTCCCGGCGAGTGACAAGAAGATCGTGAAGGTTGCTTTCGTAGGCTATCCCGTCGAACATAAGGGTTGGCGAACCTTCAAGGCGATCGTAGGCTCCAATCGTTTTGACGATCGCTACGAGTTTATCCACTTCGTCAGCGAAAAATTCAAACACGATCCCGATAGAGATATCCGGCGCGTTCACACCGAGATTTCCGCGCTTTCCGAGCGATCGGTCATCGACCTCTTGCGTGAACACGATATCGACGTCGTGGTCATTCCATCAGGATGGCCTGAGACATTCTCCTTCGTCACCTTCGAGTCGATCGCCGCTGGCTGTCTTGTTCTCACCGTCAAGGACAGCGGAAACGTGGCCGCAACGGTGCGCGGACTGAACAAGGGTGAGGTGTTCGAAACCTCAGCGGCGCTTGAATCCTTCTTCCAAGGCACAGGCGTTGAAGAGCTTCTCGAGAAGCGAAGCCCGTCAAAGCAGCGGTTCGACTTCCTGTTCACCGGCACCACGTCCGAAGCAGTCAATGCCCTTGGGAAATTCAATGCCTAA
- a CDS encoding GDP-L-fucose synthase, protein MKVWLTGGSGMVGRNVQERVARQDGAAAGLVLLAPRHSEVDLLDASAIDAFLERERPDAVIHAAGTVGGIQANIASPVRFLQENILMGTNVVMGARRAGITRLINLSSSCVYPRNGQNPLREDMILTGELEPTNEGYAIAKIATARLCDYISREDPSFLYKTLIPCNLYGRHDKFDPVHSHMIPAVIAKIAKAKDEGAQEVEIWGDGQSRREFMYAGDVADFIVEALARIEALPAYMNVGLGYDYTINEYYQAVAHVLGYDGAFRHDLTKPTGMRQKLVSTETLKAFGWSAPTSLEEGLRKTLDFYRNGQSHD, encoded by the coding sequence ATGAAGGTCTGGCTCACCGGCGGATCCGGCATGGTGGGGCGAAACGTGCAAGAGCGCGTCGCCCGCCAGGACGGCGCAGCAGCCGGCCTCGTCCTTCTTGCCCCGCGCCACTCTGAAGTCGACCTGCTCGATGCCTCGGCGATCGATGCATTTCTCGAGCGCGAACGCCCCGACGCCGTCATTCACGCGGCAGGCACGGTCGGAGGGATCCAGGCAAACATCGCGTCCCCGGTTCGCTTCCTCCAAGAAAACATTCTGATGGGGACGAATGTCGTGATGGGCGCGCGCCGCGCCGGCATCACCCGGCTCATCAATTTGTCGAGTTCCTGCGTCTATCCTCGCAATGGCCAGAACCCGCTTCGCGAGGACATGATCCTGACCGGCGAGCTGGAGCCGACGAATGAAGGCTATGCGATTGCCAAGATCGCGACCGCCCGTCTTTGCGACTACATCAGTCGGGAAGACCCCTCCTTCCTCTACAAGACACTGATCCCCTGCAACCTCTACGGTCGACACGATAAGTTTGATCCGGTCCACTCCCATATGATCCCCGCCGTGATTGCGAAGATCGCCAAGGCGAAGGACGAGGGCGCGCAGGAGGTGGAGATCTGGGGCGACGGCCAGTCGCGCCGGGAATTCATGTATGCCGGCGACGTCGCCGACTTCATCGTCGAGGCTCTCGCCCGCATCGAAGCGCTGCCGGCCTATATGAATGTCGGACTCGGCTATGATTACACGATCAACGAGTACTACCAGGCTGTCGCGCACGTCCTCGGCTATGACGGCGCGTTCCGCCATGACCTGACGAAACCGACCGGCATGAGACAGAAACTCGTCTCGACGGAGACATTGAAGGCCTTCGGATGGTCCGCCCCGACATCGCTTGAGGAGGGCCTGCGCAAAACTCTCGACTTTTATCGAAATGGACAGAGCCATGATTGA
- a CDS encoding discoidin domain-containing protein, which translates to MSVYPLSFPDLNLTNIAPIGTAEQSSLSVWSSALGANGVLRDQCPEDFGFHTDEEDQPWWIVDLHRPFPLEAIVLHNRRNGFTDKAKTITVSTSLDKTEWTTIHAGLSFFGPGNGAPPLALPLRGQIWARFVKLQLTERNYFHLSQVEIFVETARFRVAEIADQLGVSLPMTHQPGSVYPENYEILLPESRFAFARLIGLNVNQNGAFGNCVTQYANAIELARRAGLPYVQVAAGGLVQLDAPLAVDGITLLPSDHPRPANGAFLKGYFFHTEPAGNRTNESYHAVISQAVRKIFPAIVSDTKPPRELCIHIRSGDIFSTWVHADYVQPPLAFYKLVIETLRSENAISSVKLVFEDRRNPVIDPLEAFLVENSISYTCQSGSVVEDISAIANSRYMAFGYGTFGPAVCHFSEEIDTVFNFVPEGGQRFPRIPNIRRIIDVVDGSGDYIRVGAWQNSENQRALMVDHPTDKLNMLI; encoded by the coding sequence TTGAGCGTCTATCCCTTGTCCTTCCCCGACCTGAACCTCACCAATATAGCGCCGATTGGAACAGCCGAGCAAAGCTCTCTATCAGTCTGGTCGAGCGCGCTGGGCGCAAACGGTGTTCTTCGAGATCAATGCCCAGAGGACTTCGGCTTCCACACGGATGAGGAGGATCAGCCGTGGTGGATCGTGGATCTGCACCGGCCCTTCCCTCTCGAAGCCATTGTGCTGCACAACCGCCGAAACGGTTTTACGGACAAGGCAAAGACCATCACTGTCAGCACCTCGCTCGACAAGACAGAGTGGACCACGATTCATGCCGGGCTCAGCTTCTTCGGACCGGGCAACGGCGCCCCGCCCCTTGCCCTCCCTCTTCGCGGTCAGATCTGGGCACGTTTCGTCAAGCTCCAGCTGACGGAGCGGAATTATTTTCATCTTTCCCAGGTTGAGATCTTTGTCGAAACCGCGCGGTTCCGCGTGGCCGAGATTGCCGATCAACTCGGTGTGTCTTTACCGATGACGCATCAGCCCGGCTCCGTCTATCCGGAAAATTACGAAATCCTTCTGCCAGAAAGCCGCTTCGCCTTTGCGCGGCTGATCGGCCTCAACGTGAACCAGAACGGCGCATTCGGAAATTGTGTCACGCAATATGCCAATGCGATCGAGCTCGCGCGCAGAGCCGGTCTACCCTATGTACAGGTGGCTGCCGGGGGGCTTGTGCAACTCGACGCTCCGCTTGCGGTCGATGGCATCACGCTCTTGCCCTCCGATCATCCACGACCTGCGAACGGCGCGTTCCTGAAGGGCTACTTCTTTCATACCGAGCCAGCCGGCAACCGCACCAATGAGAGCTATCACGCCGTTATCAGCCAGGCCGTCCGAAAAATCTTCCCCGCAATTGTCTCGGACACAAAGCCACCCCGGGAACTTTGTATTCACATTCGATCCGGCGACATCTTCTCGACATGGGTTCATGCGGACTACGTCCAACCGCCCCTCGCCTTCTACAAGCTGGTGATCGAAACGCTTCGCAGCGAGAACGCGATCTCCTCGGTCAAGCTCGTGTTCGAAGACCGCAGAAATCCTGTGATCGACCCGCTAGAGGCCTTCCTGGTCGAGAATAGTATCTCCTACACATGTCAGAGCGGCAGCGTCGTAGAAGACATCAGTGCCATCGCCAACTCGCGCTACATGGCCTTCGGATACGGCACCTTCGGCCCTGCCGTCTGTCACTTTTCCGAGGAGATCGATACAGTCTTCAATTTCGTTCCGGAAGGCGGCCAGCGCTTTCCTCGCATCCCGAACATCCGCCGAATTATCGACGTCGTCGATGGGTCAGGGGATTATATTCGGGTTGGAGCTTGGCAGAACAGCGAGAACCAACGCGCATTGATGGTCGACCACCCGACCGACAAGTTGAATATGCTTATTTAG